In one window of Fictibacillus phosphorivorans DNA:
- the purB gene encoding adenylosuccinate lyase produces the protein MIERYTRPEMGAIWTDENKYQAWLEVEILACEAWAELGDIPKEDVKKLRENASFDINRILEIEEETRHDVVAFTRAVSETLGEERKWVHYGLTSTDVVDTALSYLLKQANDILAKDLDRFVEILAEKAKEHKYTVMMGRTHGVHAEPTTFGLKLALWYEEMKRNVERFKQASDTVRFGKISGAVGTYANIDPFVEKYVCEKLGLEASPISTQTLQRDRHAHYMSTLALIATSIEKFATEVRGLQKSETREVEEFFAKGQKGSSAMPHKRNPIGSENMTGLARVIRGYMMTAYENVSLWHERDISHSSAERVILPDATIALNYMLNRFGNIIKNLTVFPENMKRNMERTYGLIYSQRVLLKLIDKGMAREEAYDTVQPKAMQAWEEGVQFRTLVEAEQKITEKLTPEEISECFDYSYHLSHVDTIFDRLGL, from the coding sequence ATGATTGAACGCTATACACGCCCTGAAATGGGAGCGATCTGGACGGACGAAAACAAATATCAAGCGTGGCTTGAAGTAGAGATCTTAGCTTGTGAAGCTTGGGCAGAACTAGGAGATATTCCGAAAGAAGACGTGAAGAAGCTTCGCGAAAACGCGTCTTTCGATATTAACCGAATCCTTGAGATCGAAGAAGAAACACGCCATGATGTTGTTGCGTTTACACGAGCAGTATCTGAAACACTTGGTGAAGAGCGTAAATGGGTACATTACGGACTAACTTCAACAGATGTAGTAGATACAGCTCTATCGTATCTACTTAAACAAGCAAACGACATTTTAGCGAAAGATCTAGATCGTTTCGTTGAGATTCTTGCTGAAAAAGCAAAAGAACATAAATATACCGTTATGATGGGTCGTACGCACGGAGTGCATGCTGAGCCAACAACTTTCGGATTGAAGCTTGCTCTTTGGTACGAAGAGATGAAGCGTAACGTGGAACGCTTCAAGCAAGCGTCTGACACGGTTCGTTTCGGTAAAATTTCTGGAGCTGTTGGAACGTATGCAAACATCGATCCTTTCGTTGAAAAATATGTGTGTGAAAAGCTTGGACTAGAAGCTTCACCGATCTCAACACAAACATTGCAGCGTGACCGACACGCTCATTACATGTCAACGTTGGCACTTATCGCAACGAGCATTGAGAAGTTCGCAACAGAAGTACGCGGTCTTCAAAAGAGTGAGACGCGTGAAGTAGAAGAATTTTTTGCAAAAGGTCAAAAAGGATCATCTGCTATGCCGCATAAACGTAATCCGATCGGATCTGAAAACATGACTGGTCTTGCGCGTGTGATCCGCGGTTACATGATGACAGCGTATGAGAACGTATCCCTATGGCATGAGCGTGATATCTCTCATTCATCAGCTGAACGTGTGATTCTACCAGATGCAACGATCGCACTGAACTACATGCTGAACCGTTTCGGTAACATCATCAAGAACTTAACCGTGTTCCCAGAGAACATGAAACGCAACATGGAGCGCACATACGGATTGATCTACTCACAGCGCGTACTTCTAAAATTGATCGACAAAGGAATGGCACGTGAAGAAGCGTATGACACTGTCCAACCAAAAGCGATGCAAGCATGGGAAGAAGGCGTACAGTTCAGAACATTAGTAGAAGCTGAACAAAAAATTACTGAAAAATTAACACCTGAAGAAATCTCTGAATGCTTTGACTACAGTTATCATCTGTCACACGTAGACACAATCTTCGACAGATTAGGGCTTTAA
- the purC gene encoding phosphoribosylaminoimidazolesuccinocarboxamide synthase, whose product MEKLEQLYEGKAKRIYRTTDEEVVWVSYKDSATAFNGEKKAEIAGKGRLNNEISSILFELLKEKGIHSHFVKRVSETEQLVKKVTIIPLEVVVRNIAAGSLSKRTGIPEGQILPRTIVEFYYKNDDLGDPLITEEHIDIMKLATREQLSQISEQAIQINEVLTSYFVQKNVKLVDFKLEFGTDANGNLMLADEISPDTCRLWDAETNEKLDKDVFRRGLGSLTDAYEKILQRLGGLSCTK is encoded by the coding sequence ATGGAGAAGTTAGAGCAGCTATACGAAGGAAAAGCAAAACGCATCTACCGCACAACAGACGAAGAAGTCGTCTGGGTCAGCTACAAAGATTCAGCAACAGCGTTCAACGGCGAGAAAAAAGCTGAGATCGCAGGAAAAGGAAGACTGAACAACGAGATCTCATCTATCCTTTTTGAACTGCTCAAAGAGAAGGGAATCCACTCCCACTTCGTAAAACGAGTATCCGAAACTGAACAGCTCGTGAAGAAGGTGACCATCATCCCCTTAGAAGTGGTTGTTCGCAACATCGCGGCTGGATCCTTGTCAAAACGTACCGGGATCCCTGAAGGTCAGATCCTTCCACGCACGATCGTCGAATTTTATTACAAAAACGATGACCTTGGCGATCCGCTTATTACAGAAGAACATATCGACATCATGAAATTGGCAACACGAGAGCAGCTCAGCCAGATATCAGAACAAGCGATTCAGATCAACGAAGTGCTCACGTCTTATTTTGTTCAAAAGAACGTAAAGCTCGTCGACTTTAAGCTAGAGTTCGGAACAGATGCTAACGGAAACCTTATGCTCGCTGATGAAATTTCTCCTGATACATGCCGTTTATGGGATGCAGAAACGAACGAGAAACTCGATAAAGATGTATTCCGCCGGGGATTAGGAAGTTTAACAGATGCTTATGAAAAAATACTACAACGTCTAGGAGGCCTATCATGTACAAAGTAA
- the purS gene encoding phosphoribosylformylglycinamidine synthase subunit PurS — MYKVKVYVTLRESVLDPQGKAVMSSLHKMGQSEVEDVRIGKYLELTLQKGNYDLDEKIVNMCSKLLSNPVIEDYRYEVEEVVAQ, encoded by the coding sequence ATGTACAAAGTAAAGGTGTATGTAACATTAAGAGAGAGTGTATTAGATCCGCAAGGTAAGGCAGTAATGAGCTCGCTTCACAAAATGGGACAGTCAGAGGTTGAAGATGTACGTATTGGTAAGTATCTGGAGTTAACGCTTCAAAAAGGGAATTACGATCTAGATGAGAAAATCGTGAACATGTGCTCGAAACTGTTATCGAATCCAGTGATCGAAGACTACCGCTATGAGGTGGAGGAGGTTGTCGCACAGTGA
- the purQ gene encoding phosphoribosylformylglycinamidine synthase subunit PurQ has product MKFAVIVFPGSNCDTDMYHAVKDELGAEVEYVWHDATNLNQFDGILLPGGFSYGDYLRSGAIAQFSNVMTEVVKAAREGKPVLGVCNGFQILLETGLLPGAMRRNESLKFICQPEELVVENTSTIFTTQYEKGEVISVPVAHGEGNYYCDEETLQQLKANNQIVFTYKNNPNGSVENIAGITNEEGNVLGMMPHPERAVDELLGSKDGLKLFQSIVKSWRERYVAAT; this is encoded by the coding sequence GTGAAGTTTGCTGTAATCGTTTTTCCGGGATCAAACTGTGACACTGACATGTATCATGCTGTAAAAGATGAGCTCGGCGCTGAAGTTGAGTACGTCTGGCATGACGCAACGAACTTAAATCAATTTGACGGTATCTTATTGCCTGGTGGATTCTCTTATGGAGATTACCTCCGCTCTGGCGCTATCGCACAATTCTCGAACGTGATGACAGAAGTGGTTAAAGCAGCACGTGAAGGAAAACCGGTTCTTGGCGTTTGTAACGGATTTCAGATTTTACTAGAAACAGGACTTCTGCCAGGAGCGATGCGCCGCAATGAATCATTGAAATTCATCTGCCAGCCAGAAGAGCTAGTCGTTGAGAACACATCGACGATCTTCACGACTCAGTACGAAAAAGGAGAAGTGATCTCCGTTCCAGTCGCACATGGTGAAGGCAACTATTATTGCGATGAAGAGACGCTGCAACAGCTAAAGGCAAACAACCAGATCGTTTTCACGTATAAAAACAATCCGAACGGATCGGTTGAAAACATTGCCGGTATCACGAACGAAGAAGGCAACGTGCTTGGAATGATGCCGCATCCGGAACGCGCGGTCGATGAGCTGTTAGGTAGCAAAGATGGTCTTAAATTATTTCAATCTATTGTGAAGAGCTGGAGGGAACGTTATGTCGCTGCAACATGA